TGTCCTGCAGCGGCAGATCGACAGGCCACGCGTAACACGGGCGGACCGCGCTTTCCTGGCCGCGCTCCTCCACCGGCTCCCCAGGCCCAAGCTGCGGCAGCTGTACCTGATCGTCTCGCCGGAGACGGTGCTGAGGTGGCACCGGGACCTCATGCGCCGTCGCCACGGGGCTGCCTCTCGCCGCAGGCGCTCTGGCAGGCCGCCGACCCGTCGCTCCATCCAGGCCCTCGTCCTGCGCTTGGCCCGCGAGAACAACTCCTGGGGGTATCGGCGTGTCCACGGTGAACTCGCCGTGCTCGGCATCAAGGTGGCACCCTCCACGGTCTGGGAGATCCTACGAGCGCACGGGATCGAGCCGGCGCCCGAACGCGCCCGTCAGACCTGGGCCGCGTTCCTGCGTGGCCAGGCCCACGCGATCCTGGCCTGCGACTTCTTCACCGTCACTACCCTGAACGGCGCGACCCTTTACGTCTTCGCCGTCATCGAGCACGCCAACCGCCGCATCCGCATTCTCGGCGCGACCGCCCACCCCACCGCCGGCTGGGTCACCCAAGCCGCGAGGAACCTCGTCATGGACCTCCAGGACGCCGGCGCCACCATCACACACCTGATCAGGGACCGCGACAGCAAGTTCACCCGCGCATTCGACTCCGTCTTCGAGGACGAAGGCATCGAGATCGTCACCACCGGCATCCGCGTGCCCCGCATGAACTCGATCACGGAACGCTGGGTACAGACCTGCCGACACGAACTCCTCGACCGCACCTTGATCTGGAACCAGGCCCACCTGCTCCACGCGCTCGGCGAGTTTGAGTCCTTCCACAACCAGCATCGGCCTCACCGCACCCTGCACAGCGCGGCACCCCTGCGGCCGCTCCCCGAACCGATCACCGAACCGGACCGGTTCGACCGCCTCGACATCCACCGACATGACCGACTCGGCGGCCTCCTCCACGAGTACGCACACGCGGCCTGACCAGCGCGGACGTAATAATCGGCACCCGCAACCTGTGGCGGGCCGTCGACCAGGACGGCAACGTCCTGGACATCCTCGGGCAGAACCGGCGGGACAAGACCGCCGCACGGCGTTTCTTCCGCCGCCTGATGAAGAAGACCCGGGCGGTGCCCAGGGTGATCGTCACGGACAAAGCTCCGCTCCTACGGCGCCGCCCACCGCGAGGTCACGCCCTCGGTCGAACACCGCTCCCACAAAGGCCTGAACAACCGGGCCGAGAACAGCCACCAGCCGACAAGGCAGCGTGAAGGTGCGATGAAGGGCTTCCGCAGTACCGGTGGGGCGCAGCGGTTCCTGTCCGCGTTCAGCGGCATCTCACCCGACCTCCGGCCCCACCGCCACCTGATGAGCGCACCCGACTACCGAGCCGAGATGACCATCCGCTTCGCGATCTGGGACCAGATCACCGGCTCTGCCGGCCGGCCCACCACGGCCTGAACACAGGCCCGGACCGCGGGCCCACCATGCCCCGACGAGCCATCAGACACGTGCACACCCAACAACGTGACAGCGCCCCCTGGGGCCTATCGGCGCAGCTGCGTGAGCAGTCGACGAACCTCGTCGGCCGGCGGCACGCCCAGCTCCCCCATCCGCATGACGTACCGTTGGTAGAGCGCCAGCACGGCGTCATCGCTGCCGCTGGCATGCGCCAGCGTGATGGCGAGCCGCCAGGCCTGCTCGCGGTACGGATCCTCGCGAAGCACGCTGTCGACCAGTCCCTTCGCCTCGCGATAACGGTTCATTCGATAGGCGAGCTTGGCTGCGTCCACTCGCGCCGACACGAAGGTCTCGCGCAGGGCCACGCGGCGCTCGGCGACCCATTCACTGGAGATGGTCGCCAGGTAGGGCCCCCTCTCGGCACTGCTGAGTGCACGCGACAACGTCTGGAGACGGATCTCTCCGTCCTGTCTCCCGGCCTGAGCTATGAGGTCGACCGCCTGTTGCGCCGACCCCATCGCCAGCGAGGCGCCGACCAGTTGGAAGACGTCGCCGTCCTGAACCGGGCTCAGGCCCTCGGGCAGTGCCTCGCGAAGCCGGTACAGCGCCTGCCGCAGATAGCTGCGCCCGGCGGCATCGTTGCGGCCACTGAAGAGCGCCCTGACAAGCTCCTCGCGTGTCGCCCTCCGATTGGGCGCCCAGAGCAGGTAGCTGAGGAGTTCGAGACTCTTCGTCAGCCGGGGCCGGGTCACGTTTCCGTCGATCATGAGGGTCGGCTCGCCGAACTCCTCAAGGACGAGTCGGGGCGTACTCACGTTCACGCGTACGGGACGTTGGCCCGAGAGGACGGCGAGGATCTCGTGCCAGGGCGACATGCGGCTGGACTTGGTGTCCGCAGCTCTGGCCGCAACCGACGGCACGTCCGCAAGGGCCGTCAGCAGCAGGTGCTGTGTTCCCTGCATCGAGGCGGAGGCCATCGCGAGGTCGGCCGTGGCGTCGGACTCGTCCTCGAGGCCGAGGCGCCATTGCGCCTCGGCCAGGTACACGGCGGCCGTCGGGAGATCGAGATGGCAGTCTCCCTTCTGCATGCTCCGGAGGCATTCTGTTAGGTAGTCGCGCGCCTCGGCATCCCTGTTCTGCAGAAGCATCGACAGACCCGACCACATCTGCCACGTCTCGCGCGTCAGGGCATAGTCCAAGACGCCGTTGGCAGCCGCCGCCGCTAGCACGCAGTCGGCACGTTGCCTGTTGCCTTCGAGGCGCAGCCACAGCTTGGCTTCAGCGAGAAGGCTCATGTTCCAGTACACCTTCGAGCCTGTTGACGCAATGAGGTCCCGCCCCCGCTTAAGCAAGGACCAGGCTTCTTCTCCGCGGCCAAGGTCCAGCATGAGATCGACGGCGTCGACGCCCTGCAACCAAACCGGCTGCGACGAACCGCGACGACGCTCGTACATGGCCATCGCGGCGTCCAAGCGACCTGTGGCGCGCAATGCAGCAACGACCCAGGGACCCCCGAGGACAGTGCGCCACGGATCGAACGAACCCGGGTCGTCGAGTCCTTCAAGGCGACCGCGCACGAAGGAGAGCCGCATCAGCAGACCGTCGAGCGGGCCGGACGGCGTGGTCGAGAACTCGGGGAAGGGCGGCGGCTCCTCGCCGGTAGCCAGTGCGATCATTGTCAACGCGATCTGCCGGTTCCTGCCGGGGGGCAGCCGGTCGGCGAGGGACCGCACCTCCTCGATCCGTCCGGAGTGCCAGAGGCACCAACAGGCCAGGACATGGGCCTCCTCGAAGTTGGGAGCCTCCGGCTCCGGAAGCCAGGCATATCCATGGCGATCGATGAGCTCCACTCCGCGAGCACATTGCTCGAGTGCGAACGCAATGCGCAGGATGACCGATCCGATCTCCGGCGTCAGATTCCGGACCGACGCTCCCAGTGCATCGAGCCAACGTGCCGCCGCCGCGAAGTCCATCCGCGCAACGAGGCTGGGGAGTGCTACGGCAGCCAGCCGCCCAGCCGCCTCCAGGTCACCGAGCCGGAGCAATTCGTCGACGGCTTCCTCGTGCTCGCCGCTGGCGATCAGGACGTCGGCGTACCTGCGACGAACCATGTCGAGCGTCTTGGCATCCTCCCGTCCCATGGCCTCGAGCAGGAAGTCTCGGAAGACCGGGTGCGCCGTCATACGCGAACCGTCCGAGGACCACGTCACGGGAAGGTGCCGGGCGCGGAGGTCTGCCATGACCTGCGCCGCGTTCTCCTGGCCCAGGGCCCGGGCGCCGCCCACCGACACCTCTTCCAGTAGACTGGTGTGCAGGAGGAACGTTCTTTCCGTCAGGGAAAGGAAGTTGAAGACGTTCGCTGCGACATAGCACCGCAGCAGGTCGGGATCCATCGTGTGAGAGCGTGTATGGCGCCAGCCCTCGAACAGGACGCCCATAACCCAGCCCCCCGTCGCCGCCACGGCCTGAACCGGATCCACGTCGGCGCGACCGACGGTTCGCAGGGCTGCGGCGGCTTCCTGGGCGTCGAAAGAAAGATCGCTCTCGACCAGCTCACCCACCCGGCCGAACTCGCTCGTCGAGCCCAAGTCGACGCGGACGTCGACGCGCGAGATCAGGACAAGGTTCACGCCGGACGGCAGGTAGCGAGCGAAGGACGACAGCACGGCCACGCAGGTCTCGTCGGGGGCGACTCGTTCCACGTTGTCGCACACGAGAATGAGCCGACTGCCCTGGAGGCTTTCCGCCAGCAGTCCCGCTGCCTCACCGATGTGAAGACTGCTGCTCAGGGCATCAGACGCCACATCGGCTGCGCTGGGGACAGCACCCTCAGCAGCGACCTCGAGATAGACGAGCAGGCGGCCCGCCTGCTCGGTACCGTCGAGTGACAGCCAGGCAACGGGCCTGTCGAGGTCACTGACGGCCAGGGCCACCGCCGTGGTCTTGCCGGCCCCAGCCGTCGCGAACACGTTCACCACGGTGTGGCGTTCGAGCAACCCCCTCAGCCGTTGACTGAGCCTTTCGCGAACGACGATGCCCTTCGACGGCACCGGCATGGCCAGTTTTCGCCTGATGATCGCGCGATGGTGTCGGCCTGGCGCCCTCGAGCCGCTAGGCCGGTCGGAAGCAGAGTCACCCATCTATCGTCGCGCCTCCGCCGCGTGCTCGGTGACGGGCGGTGCTCCGGAGGCGGTCTGCTGGCGTGGCACGGGCCGGGTGGCCGTGGCGGGCGTGCGGGTGATCGCGATGACGGTCTCGTTGACCGCCATCGACGCCGGCTACGACGCGGTCGACAAATGGGAGACTACCGCAACTCAACACAGCTTTGCGGGCGACGAGCTTGATCACGCGGTTGATGCCCTCGCTCTTGGCGTTACTGCGGCCTGTGTCGATGAACGCGGCGATCTCGGTCCACCAGCGGTCGACGGTGGCAGCAAGGGTACGGACTTCGAGGATGTCGGAGTCCGCGCACCAGGTGAGGAACTTCCAGCGGACATGGCCGACTTGGTGGCGGTCGGCCCCGGTGCGGGCCAG
This genomic interval from Streptomyces dengpaensis contains the following:
- a CDS encoding integrase core domain-containing protein; the encoded protein is MGAVDKDIEILTLRHQLAVLQRQIDRPRVTRADRAFLAALLHRLPRPKLRQLYLIVSPETVLRWHRDLMRRRHGAASRRRRSGRPPTRRSIQALVLRLARENNSWGYRRVHGELAVLGIKVAPSTVWEILRAHGIEPAPERARQTWAAFLRGQAHAILACDFFTVTTLNGATLYVFAVIEHANRRIRILGATAHPTAGWVTQAARNLVMDLQDAGATITHLIRDRDSKFTRAFDSVFEDEGIEIVTTGIRVPRMNSITERWVQTCRHELLDRTLIWNQAHLLHALGEFESFHNQHRPHRTLHSAAPLRPLPEPITEPDRFDRLDIHRHDRLGGLLHEYAHAA
- a CDS encoding BTAD domain-containing putative transcriptional regulator, whose protein sequence is MPVPSKGIVVRERLSQRLRGLLERHTVVNVFATAGAGKTTAVALAVSDLDRPVAWLSLDGTEQAGRLLVYLEVAAEGAVPSAADVASDALSSSLHIGEAAGLLAESLQGSRLILVCDNVERVAPDETCVAVLSSFARYLPSGVNLVLISRVDVRVDLGSTSEFGRVGELVESDLSFDAQEAAAALRTVGRADVDPVQAVAATGGWVMGVLFEGWRHTRSHTMDPDLLRCYVAANVFNFLSLTERTFLLHTSLLEEVSVGGARALGQENAAQVMADLRARHLPVTWSSDGSRMTAHPVFRDFLLEAMGREDAKTLDMVRRRYADVLIASGEHEEAVDELLRLGDLEAAGRLAAVALPSLVARMDFAAAARWLDALGASVRNLTPEIGSVILRIAFALEQCARGVELIDRHGYAWLPEPEAPNFEEAHVLACWCLWHSGRIEEVRSLADRLPPGRNRQIALTMIALATGEEPPPFPEFSTTPSGPLDGLLMRLSFVRGRLEGLDDPGSFDPWRTVLGGPWVVAALRATGRLDAAMAMYERRRGSSQPVWLQGVDAVDLMLDLGRGEEAWSLLKRGRDLIASTGSKVYWNMSLLAEAKLWLRLEGNRQRADCVLAAAAANGVLDYALTRETWQMWSGLSMLLQNRDAEARDYLTECLRSMQKGDCHLDLPTAAVYLAEAQWRLGLEDESDATADLAMASASMQGTQHLLLTALADVPSVAARAADTKSSRMSPWHEILAVLSGQRPVRVNVSTPRLVLEEFGEPTLMIDGNVTRPRLTKSLELLSYLLWAPNRRATREELVRALFSGRNDAAGRSYLRQALYRLREALPEGLSPVQDGDVFQLVGASLAMGSAQQAVDLIAQAGRQDGEIRLQTLSRALSSAERGPYLATISSEWVAERRVALRETFVSARVDAAKLAYRMNRYREAKGLVDSVLREDPYREQAWRLAITLAHASGSDDAVLALYQRYVMRMGELGVPPADEVRRLLTQLRR
- a CDS encoding transposase encodes the protein MENLRNLLALARTGADRHQVGHVRWKFLTWCADSDILEVRTLAATVDRWWTEIAAFIDTGRSNAKSEGINRVIKLVARKAVLSCGSLPFVDRVVAGVDGGQRDRHRDHPHARHGHPARATPADRLRSTARHRARGGGATIDG